From bacterium:
CGTTTTTCCCGCAGCTCTCTACAAACACCTCCTGCTTGTAACGGTAAATATCCTCATAGCGCCAACGATCCCAGTCATAATTTTTAAGATACTTTTTTAGAAAATACTCTATCAGCTCTCCACGATCAAATACAGCCGCTATTTCCGTAGAGATCATATCGATCCATGGATGCGCCATCATTTGCTCTACTTGAACCTGCACTTTGTAGGGATAATAGGCATCGTCGGAATCCAGAAAACAGATGTACTCGCCGGTGGCCGCCCGCATGCCCAGGTTTCGGGCAGCGGATGGTCCGCGATGTTCACCGACGATATAGCGGACGCGATCGGCATACGGTCGCACCACCTCCTTGGTGTGGTCGGTAGATCCGTCATCGACGACAAGGATCTCCAACCGCTCATAGGTCTGACCCAAAACGCTGTCGATGGCCGTTGGCAGCAGATCCGCGCGGTTATAGGTTGGAATAACTACTGAAACCAGGGGCAGCGCGCTCATGAAATTCCCACCTTTCCGCCCATAGGTCCAAGCGGATTCCAAACAAATGCGTTCCCCACCTTTGAGGGCGCTGCCGCGAAGGTTCCCCGCCGGCGTCGCATCGCCTCCCGGTATCGGATCAGAGCGGTCAGCCCCAGGCTGGATGGATGCTGTTCCGCTTTTCTGATGATGGCAGGCGTCCAGCACCAGCCGCTGTTACGCATCTGGGCGCGCATAATTCTGACGATCCCTTTTGCGATGGAGCGGTCTATGGCGAGCATAAAATGTTCGGGACATAGGCGGGCATAACAACGGAAGAGAAAAGTGCCTGCAGGAATGCTGACACGGCCGGCAAGCCGCAGGCCTTTTCCATAGGCCTGATTGGCTAGCGTCCAGATTAATGCCTTCCTCGTCATAGCTGCCTTTCGGTGAATGGAATGCAATGGGGCTGGAAAATAGCGAGATGAAGAGCCGGAATGGGGGAGCCTAAAACGTCCTCAGTCCTGCCCGACATGGTCATCCCTTTTTTTCCTGCGCGAACCATTGATTGGAAAACAACCCTGCGCAACCTAAAAAACAAGCGAATATTCAAGGCGACGGGCCTGGTCGAAAGCACCGCACAGACACGCCCTTCGCTCGCTCCATTAATCTACATCGCCCTTTTTTCGCTGCAGCAGTTTATCCCGCACCCAAGCGGTCATCGTGTGTATCAGCCTGGCATCATAGACAAAAAGGGCGGCGACATAAAGCACGGTGATCAGCAGCGACCTGATCACCAGCACGGATAACGCGCTGCCGGTTTCCAGGCGGTGCACGAAAAGGCCGATGACAAGAGCAAAGAAAAGGTACACGGCCAGATCCTTGACCGGCCATTTCAATCTCAGAAAACGGCTAGAGTGCAGGGTGATCAAGGCGGTCAACACCGTGTAGGAGATCATAGCCGAGATGACGGCGCCCTGTATCTGATATTTCGGAATGAGATAGATATTCAAGGCCGCATGCAGGAGAGCGCAAAACATCGTGTATCCGGCAATGATCTTTGTTTTCCTGAGCAGAAAAAAGCCCGCGCCGGTTATGTGGTAGGTCCCGTAAATCAGAATGCTGGCCGTCACCATCGGCACAATTTGCGCGGCCAACAGATATTTTTCCGTCGCAAACACCACGATGAATTCCCTGCTCACCGACAAAACCCCGCAAATGATCAACACCGCCAGACACAGATAATACTTTAGCAGCACCTGCAGATACTCTGCCGTTTTCTCCCGCCCTTCCGACTCCCACAACTTGGTATAGATGGGGAAAATGGTCATCCACAGCGGACCGGTGATAAAGCCCTGAATGTAGGTAGAGATATTATAGCCGACCGAATAGATGCCCAGCCGGGTGGAATCGAGAAAATATTGAATAAAGAACCGGTCGGCATAGTCATTCAACAATGAGGATACTTCGAAAAAGATCAGCGGAAACCCATAAATGAAAAGTTTCTCCAGTTTCTCCAGAGAGATCTTTTTAACCTTCAACTCGCCTCTACGCTGGAAATACAGAGTAAGCGCAAGGGCTGTGATCGCTTCAAATACAAAGAGACCCAGCAGATAGCCGTACAATCCCTTTTTCAGCAACACACAGGCCGCCATACTGACGACCATGGCGCCGGATCGAGAAACTAAACTGATCACCCCTAACAAAAACACCTTTTCTTCCGCCCTGAAAAAAGAGGCGAAAAGGTTCAGCAGCGTGCGCGAAAGAAGAAGGACCGCGACGATCAGCAGAAAATAATCAACGCTGAGGGCAACATACTCTTTTGCAAATAAAGCGATCAAATAGTAGGCGACAAAAGTGCAGACGGAACAGATGACCACTCCAGCCAGGGAACTGGTATAGAGAACAGACTTTTCTTCCGCATTGCCGACTTGCGCATAATCTTTGATGACCGCGGTCGTCATTCCACACTTGGCAAATGGGATCAAAAGAGCCAGTACGGCATTGAACAGGGCCAGCTGGCCATATTCCTCCACAGTGAATATTCTTGTCATGATCGGAAAGGCTATAAAAGAGACGACCAAGTTCATCGCGATAAAACCGGCGTACTGAAATGCCTGACTGGTCGTTCTCTTTAATAAGGACATGACGAAAGCATCTCTTTCAAGTATACCCTTCCGGCTGCGCAGCTGCGCCCTGTATCTAATGATATAGATAAATATATTTATTTTCAACAGCAATTATCATCGAACGCCGTCCCGTTCGTGCCGGCTTGATCGCGCTGCTATTTATTCACCCCGGCACACAAGGCCATAGTTGTATATTTTTATTACAATTACAATTATAATTATTGTCTCGTCTTGAGGACAAACGATCTCTCTGCCCGCTCCGGCGTCAACTGCCAGGCACTTTGAGTCAACCGCCGTAAAAAAATTAAATCATGGCTCACCAGTATCAACGCGCAGGGACAATCGGCAAGAGCCTGCTCCAGGCACTGGATGGAAGGCAAGTCGAGATGATTGGTGGGCTCATCCATCACGATGATGTGCGGCTCTCGAGCCATGCCCAGGGCCAGGATCAGCTTGCGGATTTCACCCGGGCTGGGCTCTGCGGACGCCAACAGCCGTTCCGGTCTGGAGCCCAGCCGGCTGACGATGTTCATCACTCGACCGAGGTGCTGACCGGACAGTGAACGCGCCTCCTGCAGAATGGATCGGCTGGTCCGCCCGTCGATCTCCTGCGCCAGGTAGGTGATCCGGGCTTCGTCGGCATGAAGGCGGCCCAGCAGGTGGCGGACCAATGTGCTTTTTCCAGAACCATTGGGCCCCATGATCGCGATGCGGTCCGTTGGTCTGACCAGCAGATCGGGACAGTCGAGTTTTTTATTCCCACCAAGTTCGAGGACCATCGCGGGCAATGAGAGAAGAAAATCCCTCTGCGATCTGGAGCTGGGCAACCAGATGCCCAGCTCAAAGGATTTCTGCGGCTTGATCTCCGCCAGTCCGGCTTCCATCTTTTCCAGCCGGGACTGCAATTGCCGATACAGCCGGCCGGCCTGGCCGTCTTTTCCGGACAGGCGCGCTCCGTCGATTTTGGCGCGGCCGTCGCGATCCTTGCGGTCCAGATGACGTTTGGACAGTTTGCGATCCGCGGATTCGGCCTCGCGCCGGCGTCGATCGGCCTCCTGACGTACTTTTAGCAACGACTGTTTGTTAAGATCGTACTGCCGCTGCACCGCCTGCTGTTCCTGTTCGACGGTGGCCAAAGCCCGAGTCGCCCCGCCCGGTCGCGCCAGAACAGCAGGCGGAGAGGTGAGCAGACAGGCTTGACACAACCGGTCGAGCAGTTCGCGGTCATGGCTGACCAGAAGGCCGATCCCACGAAAGGTCTGTAGCCCGGCAACGATCAGGTCGCGCGCTGGAGCATCCAGATGATTGGTCGGTTCATCG
This genomic window contains:
- a CDS encoding glycosyltransferase family 2 protein gives rise to the protein MSALPLVSVVIPTYNRADLLPTAIDSVLGQTYERLEILVVDDGSTDHTKEVVRPYADRVRYIVGEHRGPSAARNLGMRAATGEYICFLDSDDAYYPYKVQVQVEQMMAHPWIDMISTEIAAVFDRGELIEYFLKKYLKNYDWDRWRYEDIYRYKQEVFVESCGKNADFYAGSVFDHVLLGPMIVTTTVLFKRRILNVIGYQNEAYRFAEEYEFILRLCKHSQVGFLDLPTYQVRFHEGQMSRFLTKQRNDQEKEDLLLIIEGVDVMLQAVKNWAYEDAAYFQTHRRWVERRMAELYRCIGGLWLHYG
- a CDS encoding oligosaccharide flippase family protein, with amino-acid sequence MSLLKRTTSQAFQYAGFIAMNLVVSFIAFPIMTRIFTVEEYGQLALFNAVLALLIPFAKCGMTTAVIKDYAQVGNAEEKSVLYTSSLAGVVICSVCTFVAYYLIALFAKEYVALSVDYFLLIVAVLLLSRTLLNLFASFFRAEEKVFLLGVISLVSRSGAMVVSMAACVLLKKGLYGYLLGLFVFEAITALALTLYFQRRGELKVKKISLEKLEKLFIYGFPLIFFEVSSLLNDYADRFFIQYFLDSTRLGIYSVGYNISTYIQGFITGPLWMTIFPIYTKLWESEGREKTAEYLQVLLKYYLCLAVLIICGVLSVSREFIVVFATEKYLLAAQIVPMVTASILIYGTYHITGAGFFLLRKTKIIAGYTMFCALLHAALNIYLIPKYQIQGAVISAMISYTVLTALITLHSSRFLRLKWPVKDLAVYLFFALVIGLFVHRLETGSALSVLVIRSLLITVLYVAALFVYDARLIHTMTAWVRDKLLQRKKGDVD
- a CDS encoding ABC-F family ATP-binding cassette domain-containing protein gives rise to the protein MSTVQVIFHDVTFTYAAFPEELFTAVSFHAGAGWTGVIGANGSGKSTLLKLATGLLQPDSGSITRPVLRLYCPQRTDDSPERAAEFIQDENRESRLLKEKLEISDDFLMRWQTLSHGERKRLQLAVALWVQPDLLAVDEPTNHLDAPARDLIVAGLQTFRGIGLLVSHDRELLDRLCQACLLTSPPAVLARPGGATRALATVEQEQQAVQRQYDLNKQSLLKVRQEADRRRREAESADRKLSKRHLDRKDRDGRAKIDGARLSGKDGQAGRLYRQLQSRLEKMEAGLAEIKPQKSFELGIWLPSSRSQRDFLLSLPAMVLELGGNKKLDCPDLLVRPTDRIAIMGPNGSGKSTLVRHLLGRLHADEARITYLAQEIDGRTSRSILQEARSLSGQHLGRVMNIVSRLGSRPERLLASAEPSPGEIRKLILALGMAREPHIIVMDEPTNHLDLPSIQCLEQALADCPCALILVSHDLIFLRRLTQSAWQLTPERAERSFVLKTRQ